From one Simplicispira suum genomic stretch:
- a CDS encoding MFS transporter: MSQPAAFSRRQLASYSLLALPLAFAALPLYVLLPNLYARDFGMPLATLGAVLLAARAFDAFTDPLLGRLADRLGSGPARWSLAAGALSALVLALGMAALWFPLPRTPTALAAWALVALVLTSAAWSQLGISHQAWGARLGQTELQRGRIMAWRESAGLAGVVPASLLPLLAGLPVTLAAFCALLLLGWWAWARGAPRPIPAAPTLGESNTSLWQPWQNKAFRRLLLVFVASGIASAIPATLVLFFVQDVLQAPALQEPWFLATYFLCAALSIPLWLRAVARVGLARSWLAGMLLAVAAFAWTALLGAGDSAAFLVVCALSGAALGADLALPSALLAGVAAAQGGGRQHEGAYFGWWNLAAKLNLALAAGLALPLLAALGYAPGARNPAALQTLSFAYAVLPCLLKLAAAAALYALVLRPRSAAPAPLQRKPT; encoded by the coding sequence ATGTCCCAGCCCGCCGCATTCAGCCGCCGCCAGTTGGCCAGCTACAGCCTGCTGGCCCTGCCGCTGGCGTTTGCTGCGCTGCCGCTGTATGTGCTGCTGCCCAACCTGTACGCACGCGACTTCGGCATGCCGCTGGCGACGCTGGGCGCGGTGCTGCTGGCGGCGCGTGCGTTCGATGCGTTCACCGACCCTCTGCTCGGGCGCCTGGCCGACCGGTTGGGGAGTGGCCCAGCGCGCTGGAGCCTGGCGGCCGGTGCGCTCTCGGCATTGGTTCTGGCGCTCGGCATGGCGGCGCTGTGGTTCCCGCTGCCGCGCACGCCGACGGCATTGGCGGCCTGGGCCTTGGTCGCCCTGGTGCTGACCAGCGCCGCCTGGAGCCAGCTCGGCATCAGCCACCAGGCCTGGGGCGCGCGGCTGGGCCAGACCGAACTGCAGCGCGGCCGCATCATGGCGTGGCGCGAATCGGCGGGCCTGGCGGGCGTAGTGCCGGCCTCGCTGCTGCCGCTGCTGGCCGGCTTGCCCGTGACGCTGGCGGCGTTTTGCGCGCTGTTGCTGTTGGGCTGGTGGGCATGGGCGCGCGGCGCGCCGAGGCCCATTCCCGCCGCGCCCACATTGGGCGAATCCAACACCTCGCTGTGGCAACCCTGGCAGAACAAAGCCTTTCGCCGCCTGCTGCTGGTGTTTGTGGCCAGCGGCATTGCCAGCGCCATTCCGGCCACGCTGGTGCTGTTCTTCGTGCAAGACGTGCTGCAAGCGCCCGCGTTGCAAGAGCCGTGGTTTCTCGCCACCTATTTTCTTTGCGCAGCGCTGTCCATCCCGCTGTGGCTGCGCGCGGTGGCCCGCGTTGGATTGGCGCGCAGCTGGCTCGCTGGCATGCTGCTGGCGGTGGCGGCGTTTGCCTGGACGGCGCTGCTGGGCGCCGGCGACTCGGCAGCTTTTTTGGTGGTCTGCGCGCTCTCGGGCGCGGCGCTGGGTGCTGACCTCGCCCTGCCCAGCGCACTGCTGGCGGGCGTGGCCGCAGCGCAAGGCGGTGGCCGCCAGCACGAAGGCGCCTACTTTGGCTGGTGGAACCTGGCGGCCAAACTCAACCTCGCGCTGGCCGCAGGCCTGGCTTTGCCGCTGCTCGCGGCGCTTGGCTACGCACCGGGCGCACGCAACCCCGCTGCCCTGCAGACGCTGAGCTTCGCGTACGCCGTGCTGCCCTGCCTGCTCAAACTGGCAGCCGCCGCAGCCCTGTACGCCCTAGTGCTGCGGCCGCGCAGCGCTGCGCCCGCACCTCTTCAAAGGAAACCCACATGA
- a CDS encoding DUF3833 domain-containing protein — MQRRHWLGAALAAPLLLQGCGSQKLADYSAEKPVLDLTQYFNGTLDAWGIFQDRSGQVVRRFTVVMVCSWQGDEGTLDERFTYSDGATEQRIWHLRRQPGGRYTGTAADVVGEASGQVAGNAFHWNYTLNLPVDGRTYEVQLDDWMYQMDERVMLNRARMSKFGVHLGDLTLSFAKRAP; from the coding sequence ATGCAAAGACGCCACTGGCTGGGCGCCGCCCTGGCCGCCCCGCTGCTGCTGCAAGGCTGCGGCTCGCAAAAGCTCGCCGACTACTCGGCCGAAAAGCCGGTGCTCGACCTCACGCAATATTTCAACGGCACGCTCGACGCCTGGGGCATCTTCCAGGACCGCAGCGGCCAGGTGGTGCGGCGCTTTACCGTGGTGATGGTCTGCAGTTGGCAGGGGGACGAAGGCACGCTGGACGAGCGCTTCACCTATTCGGACGGCGCCACCGAGCAGCGCATCTGGCACCTGCGCCGCCAACCGGGTGGCCGCTACACCGGCACCGCCGCCGATGTGGTGGGCGAAGCCAGCGGGCAGGTGGCGGGCAACGCGTTCCACTGGAACTACACGCTCAATCTGCCGGTGGATGGCCGCACCTACGAGGTGCAGCTCGACGACTGGATGTACCAGATGGACGAGCGCGTCATGCTCAACCGCGCACGCATGAGCAAATTTGGCGTGCATCTGGGCGATTTGACCCTGTCGTTTGCCAAGCGCGCGCCATGA